In Gambusia affinis linkage group LG06, SWU_Gaff_1.0, whole genome shotgun sequence, one DNA window encodes the following:
- the hnf1ba gene encoding hepatocyte nuclear factor 1-beta-A isoform X1, which translates to MFSKMVSKLTSLQQELLSALLDSGVTKDVLIQALDDMDPSPPPQGFGVKMESLPVSPGKLNGADADSKPVFHTLTNGHGKGKLSGDEGSEDGDDYDTPPILKELQSLNTEEAAEQRAEVDRMLAEDPWRAARMIKGYMQQHNIPQREVVDITGLNQSHLSQHLNKGTPMKTQKRAALYTWYVRKQREILRQFNQATQASIGSMSDKGSQDPAFFYPEFNMSGPGMGQSSEEVGTEPLSKKMRRNRFKWGPASQQILYQAYERQKNPSKEEREALVEECNRAECLQRGVSPSKAQGLGSNLVTEVRVYNWFANRRKEEAFRQKLAMDAITAPSHGINPLLSHSSPHHPQTSVSPPMRYSQGPGEVSSSTAISHHSNSSQSVLQQVSPGGLDHSHSLLSPDAKMISGSGGGLPPVSTLTNIHSSHHSHQQPQNLLMPLTGVMAIAQSLSTSQAQTVPVINSVAGSLAALQPVQFSQQLHSPHQSSLMQQSPSHMSQQPFMATVTHSHMYSHKQEPPQYSHPSRFPSSMVTDANSIGTLSSMSSSKTDAPVNKMVQLGGISWCPLPAW; encoded by the exons atgttctccaAAATGGTCTCGAAGCTGACGTCCCTACAGCAGGAGCTCCTCAGCGCCCTGCTGGACTCAGGCGTCACCAAAGACGTCCTGATCCAGGCCCTGGACGACATGGACCCCAGTCCACCGCCGCAGGGCTTCGGGGTGAAAATGGAGAGCCTGCCCGTGTCCCCCGGCAAGTTGAACGGCGCCGACGCGGACTCCAAGCCCGTCTTCCACACGCTCACCAACGGACACGGCAAGGGCAAGCTGTCCGGGGACGAGGGCTCGGAGGACGGGGACGACTACGACACCCCGCCGATCCTCAAGGAGCTCCAGTCGCTGAACACGGAGGAGGCCGCGGAGCAGCGGGCAGAGGTGGACCGAATGCTGGC CGAGGACCCATGGCGGGCGGCTCGTATGATCAAAGGTTACATGCAGCAGCACAACATCCCGCAGCGGGAGGTGGTGGACATCACGGGGCTCAACCAGTCTCACCTCTCCCAGCACCTCAACAAAGGGACGCCCATGAAGACGCAGAAGCGAGCGGCTCTCTACACCTGGTACGTCAGGAAGCAGCGGGAAATTCTTCGAC agtTCAACCAGGCCACTCAAGCTTCTATCGGCAGCATGTCAGACAAAGGCAGCCAGGATCCGGCCTTTTTCTACCCGGAGTTCAACATGTCCGGCCCGGGCATGGGTCAGTCGAGCGAAGAGGTTGGCACTGAGCCCCTGAGTAAGAAAATGAGGCGTAACCGTTTCAAATGGGGGCCTGCATCTCAGCAAATCCTGTACCAGGCCTACGAGCGGCAGAAGAACCCCAGCaaggaggagagggaggctCTGGTGGAGGAGTGCAACAG AGCTGAGTGTCTTCAGAGAGGCGTCTCCCCTTCCAAAGCTCAGGGACTTGGCTCTAACCTGGTCACCGAAGTGAGAGTTTATAACTGGTTTGCCAACAGACGTAAGGAGGAAGCCTTCAGGCAAAAGCTGGCTATGGACGCCATCACTGCACCGTCGCACGGCATCAACCCACTGCTGTCACACAGCTCGCCGCATCATCCCCAGACCAGCGTGTCCCCTCCAA TGCGTTACAGCCAAGGCCCCGGCGAAGTCTCCTCCTCCACCGCCATCAGTCACCACAGCAACAGCAGCCAGTCGGTGCTGCAGCAGGTGTCCCCGGGAGGACTGGACCACAGCCACAGCCTGCTGTCGCCCGACGCCAAGATG ATTTCAGGCTCGGGCGGAGGACTTCCTCCGGTCAGCACGCTGACCAACATCCACAGTTCCCACCACAGCCACCAGCAGCCGCAGAACCTCCTAATGCCGCTGACAGGAGTCATGGCGATAGCGCAGA GTCTGAGCACGTCGCAGGCCCAGACGGTGCCGGTGATCAACAGCGTGGCGGGGAGCCTCGCCGCTCTCCAGCCGGTGCAGTTCTCCCAGCAGCTCCACAGCCCCCACCAGTCGAGCCTGATGCAGCAGTCGCCCAGCCACATGAGCCAGCAGCCCTTCATGGCCACCGTCACACACTCTCACA TGTATTCGCACAAACAAGAGCCCCCGCAGTACTCGCACCCGTCCCGTTTCCCCTCATCCATGGTCACAGACGCCAACAGCATCGGCACCCTCAGCTCCATGTCCTCCAGCAAGACG
- the hnf1ba gene encoding hepatocyte nuclear factor 1-beta-A isoform X2 translates to MFSKMVSKLTSLQQELLSALLDSGVTKDVLIQALDDMDPSPPPQGFGVKMESLPVSPGKLNGADADSKPVFHTLTNGHGKGKLSGDEGSEDGDDYDTPPILKELQSLNTEEAAEQRAEVDRMLAEDPWRAARMIKGYMQQHNIPQREVVDITGLNQSHLSQHLNKGTPMKTQKRAALYTWYVRKQREILRQFNQATQASIGSMSDKGSQDPAFFYPEFNMSGPGMGQSSEEVGTEPLSKKMRRNRFKWGPASQQILYQAYERQKNPSKEEREALVEECNRAECLQRGVSPSKAQGLGSNLVTEVRVYNWFANRRKEEAFRQKLAMDAITAPSHGINPLLSHSSPHHPQTSVSPPMRYSQGPGEVSSSTAISHHSNSSQSVLQQVSPGGLDHSHSLLSPDAKMISGSGGGLPPVSTLTNIHSSHHSHQQPQNLLMPLTGVMAIAQSLSTSQAQTVPVINSVAGSLAALQPVQFSQQLHSPHQSSLMQQSPSHMSQQPFMATVTHSHMYSHKQEPPQYSHPSRFPSSMVTDANSIGTLSSMSSSKTCPLPAW, encoded by the exons atgttctccaAAATGGTCTCGAAGCTGACGTCCCTACAGCAGGAGCTCCTCAGCGCCCTGCTGGACTCAGGCGTCACCAAAGACGTCCTGATCCAGGCCCTGGACGACATGGACCCCAGTCCACCGCCGCAGGGCTTCGGGGTGAAAATGGAGAGCCTGCCCGTGTCCCCCGGCAAGTTGAACGGCGCCGACGCGGACTCCAAGCCCGTCTTCCACACGCTCACCAACGGACACGGCAAGGGCAAGCTGTCCGGGGACGAGGGCTCGGAGGACGGGGACGACTACGACACCCCGCCGATCCTCAAGGAGCTCCAGTCGCTGAACACGGAGGAGGCCGCGGAGCAGCGGGCAGAGGTGGACCGAATGCTGGC CGAGGACCCATGGCGGGCGGCTCGTATGATCAAAGGTTACATGCAGCAGCACAACATCCCGCAGCGGGAGGTGGTGGACATCACGGGGCTCAACCAGTCTCACCTCTCCCAGCACCTCAACAAAGGGACGCCCATGAAGACGCAGAAGCGAGCGGCTCTCTACACCTGGTACGTCAGGAAGCAGCGGGAAATTCTTCGAC agtTCAACCAGGCCACTCAAGCTTCTATCGGCAGCATGTCAGACAAAGGCAGCCAGGATCCGGCCTTTTTCTACCCGGAGTTCAACATGTCCGGCCCGGGCATGGGTCAGTCGAGCGAAGAGGTTGGCACTGAGCCCCTGAGTAAGAAAATGAGGCGTAACCGTTTCAAATGGGGGCCTGCATCTCAGCAAATCCTGTACCAGGCCTACGAGCGGCAGAAGAACCCCAGCaaggaggagagggaggctCTGGTGGAGGAGTGCAACAG AGCTGAGTGTCTTCAGAGAGGCGTCTCCCCTTCCAAAGCTCAGGGACTTGGCTCTAACCTGGTCACCGAAGTGAGAGTTTATAACTGGTTTGCCAACAGACGTAAGGAGGAAGCCTTCAGGCAAAAGCTGGCTATGGACGCCATCACTGCACCGTCGCACGGCATCAACCCACTGCTGTCACACAGCTCGCCGCATCATCCCCAGACCAGCGTGTCCCCTCCAA TGCGTTACAGCCAAGGCCCCGGCGAAGTCTCCTCCTCCACCGCCATCAGTCACCACAGCAACAGCAGCCAGTCGGTGCTGCAGCAGGTGTCCCCGGGAGGACTGGACCACAGCCACAGCCTGCTGTCGCCCGACGCCAAGATG ATTTCAGGCTCGGGCGGAGGACTTCCTCCGGTCAGCACGCTGACCAACATCCACAGTTCCCACCACAGCCACCAGCAGCCGCAGAACCTCCTAATGCCGCTGACAGGAGTCATGGCGATAGCGCAGA GTCTGAGCACGTCGCAGGCCCAGACGGTGCCGGTGATCAACAGCGTGGCGGGGAGCCTCGCCGCTCTCCAGCCGGTGCAGTTCTCCCAGCAGCTCCACAGCCCCCACCAGTCGAGCCTGATGCAGCAGTCGCCCAGCCACATGAGCCAGCAGCCCTTCATGGCCACCGTCACACACTCTCACA TGTATTCGCACAAACAAGAGCCCCCGCAGTACTCGCACCCGTCCCGTTTCCCCTCATCCATGGTCACAGACGCCAACAGCATCGGCACCCTCAGCTCCATGTCCTCCAGCAAGACG